The following are encoded in a window of Blastocatellia bacterium genomic DNA:
- a CDS encoding alpha/beta hydrolase — MIAHHTRRTRQLLLSALVVMLLAVCAAARTADDKKGQPMIKHDYAEVNGVRLHYATAGHGKKLIVFLHGFPEFWYEWKNQLLEFGKDYTAVAPDMRGYNLSAKPAEVEQYQVKYLIEDVRALAEKLGHKKFILVAHDWGGAVAWAYAIAHPETLEKLVIINAPHPGVFARELKENPAQQKASGYMLMFRSPQAEQTLSANNYATLVQVVLGEGLKNGTFTEEDKEAYIAAWSQPGALTGGLNYYRAARVGPPTEGQKEGASFATSFPSLNVKVPTLVIWGEKDAALLTGNLVGLDQYVPQLTIKRIPEGSHWVIHEKPQLINGYIREFINAK; from the coding sequence ATGATCGCTCATCACACTCGCCGGACGCGGCAACTGCTCTTAAGCGCTCTCGTCGTGATGCTCCTCGCCGTGTGCGCCGCCGCCCGCACCGCCGACGACAAGAAAGGTCAGCCCATGATCAAGCACGACTATGCGGAAGTGAACGGCGTCCGCCTGCATTATGCGACGGCGGGCCACGGCAAGAAGCTGATCGTCTTCCTGCACGGCTTCCCGGAGTTCTGGTACGAATGGAAGAATCAGCTCCTCGAATTCGGCAAAGACTACACGGCGGTGGCCCCAGACATGCGCGGCTACAACCTGTCGGCGAAGCCCGCGGAGGTTGAACAGTATCAGGTCAAGTACCTGATCGAGGACGTGCGCGCGCTTGCTGAAAAGCTCGGCCACAAGAAGTTCATTCTGGTGGCGCACGATTGGGGCGGCGCGGTCGCCTGGGCCTACGCCATCGCCCATCCGGAGACGCTGGAAAAACTGGTCATCATCAACGCGCCGCACCCCGGCGTCTTTGCCCGCGAGCTGAAAGAGAACCCGGCGCAGCAGAAGGCGTCCGGCTACATGCTGATGTTCCGCAGCCCGCAGGCCGAGCAGACGCTGTCGGCCAACAACTATGCCACGCTGGTGCAGGTCGTTCTGGGCGAAGGCTTGAAGAACGGCACCTTCACCGAGGAAGACAAGGAAGCCTACATCGCCGCGTGGTCGCAGCCGGGGGCGCTGACGGGCGGCTTGAATTACTACCGCGCCGCCCGCGTCGGCCCGCCAACCGAAGGGCAAAAGGAGGGCGCGAGCTTTGCGACTTCCTTCCCCTCGCTCAACGTCAAGGTGCCGACGCTGGTGATCTGGGGCGAGAAGGACGCGGCGCTATTGACCGGCAACCTCGTGGGCCTCGACCAGTACGTGCCGCAACTGACGATCAAGCGCATCCCCGAAGGCTCGCACTGGGTGATTCACGAAAAGCCGCAACTGATCAACGGCTACATCCGCGAGTTCATCAACGCCAAGTAG
- the secA gene encoding preprotein translocase subunit SecA: MTAIVNKVATKIFGSANERLLKRLWPIVTQINQLEAEMKGLSDDDLRARTIKFREFVDRRVSEADVESGTFEEQKKALRQAVDEALEEILVEAFAVVREASRRSTGMRHFDVQLIGGMVLHRGMIAEMKTGEGKTLVATLPAYLNAVAGRGVHVVTVNDYLAKRDTEWMGKIYRFLGLTVGCIQHDMDDMERKEAYNADITYGTNNEFGFDYLRDNMKFDPSAMVQRGHYYAIVDEVDSILIDEARTPLIISGASEESTEKYYVANDCIVRLKAEQQKRVAEIKKEDGDIDLKQDPRLLYHVDEKQHSASLTEEGVEVAERFTGVSNLYDPTNMELLHCVEQGLKAHTLYNLDKQYIVKDGEVIIVDEFTGRVMPGRRWSDGLHQAVEAKEGVKIEAENQTLATITLQNYFRMYAKLAGMTGTAETEASEFANIYKLDVAVVPTNRDMVRKDHSDVIYRTAQEKYEAVVQEIKELHQKGQPVLVGTVSVENSEMISAQLKKMRVPHNVLNAKPEHAGREADIVAQAGRKGQVTIATNMAGRGTDILLGGNPEFLARQYLKEKEVNPEEATEQQWEQAIERARKITDAEHEEVVSLGGLHILGTERHESRRIDNQLRGRSGRQGDPGSSRFYLSLEDDLMRIFGGERIKGLMLKLGMEEGVPIESRLVSKRIEGAQKSVEGHNFSIRKHLLEYDDVMNKQREAIYTIRRQLLTGYYGETPEQQSQSQREDILGRAEDLLDDLIGQYMPREQAPHEWDITGFKEELRKVFDFEVDQEHIRLEELSPEGAQEKLWQRLEARYAEKEVQIGVEAMRNLERYIMLNIVDAQWKDHLLALDHLKEGIHLRGYGQKDPLVEYKRESFGLFQAMLNRIDTETVRYLFNFQVQVTAPVEQQLLERRRRQRRGRVAFTKANETAFAGGEEEVAKPMRHKGPRVGRNELCTCGSGKKYKKCCGA; the protein is encoded by the coding sequence ATGACCGCAATAGTAAACAAAGTCGCAACGAAGATTTTTGGCAGCGCCAACGAGCGATTGCTTAAACGCTTGTGGCCCATAGTCACCCAGATCAATCAGCTTGAGGCGGAGATGAAGGGTCTGAGCGACGACGACCTGCGCGCCCGCACAATAAAGTTCCGCGAGTTCGTCGACCGCCGCGTGAGCGAGGCCGACGTCGAAAGCGGCACGTTCGAAGAGCAGAAGAAGGCTCTCCGCCAGGCGGTCGACGAGGCGCTCGAAGAGATACTGGTCGAGGCATTCGCGGTCGTACGCGAGGCGTCGCGAAGGTCTACGGGCATGCGCCACTTCGACGTACAGTTGATCGGCGGCATGGTGCTGCACCGCGGGATGATCGCCGAGATGAAGACGGGCGAGGGCAAAACCCTCGTCGCCACGCTGCCCGCCTACCTGAACGCAGTCGCCGGGCGCGGCGTCCACGTCGTCACAGTCAACGACTACCTCGCCAAGCGCGACACCGAGTGGATGGGCAAGATTTACCGCTTCCTCGGGCTAACGGTCGGCTGCATACAGCACGACATGGACGATATGGAGCGCAAAGAGGCGTACAACGCTGACATAACCTACGGGACGAACAACGAGTTCGGCTTCGACTACCTGCGCGACAACATGAAGTTCGACCCTTCGGCGATGGTGCAGCGCGGCCACTACTACGCGATAGTCGACGAAGTTGACTCGATCCTCATCGACGAGGCGCGGACGCCGCTCATCATTTCGGGCGCGTCCGAAGAGTCGACCGAGAAATACTACGTCGCCAATGACTGCATAGTGCGGCTCAAGGCCGAGCAGCAGAAGCGCGTGGCCGAGATTAAAAAAGAAGACGGGGACATCGACCTCAAACAGGACCCGCGCCTGCTTTACCACGTCGACGAAAAACAGCACTCGGCCTCGCTCACCGAAGAGGGCGTGGAGGTGGCCGAACGGTTCACGGGCGTCTCTAACCTCTACGACCCCACGAACATGGAGTTGCTGCACTGCGTCGAGCAAGGGCTGAAGGCGCACACGCTTTACAACCTCGACAAGCAGTACATAGTCAAGGACGGCGAGGTGATAATCGTAGACGAGTTCACGGGCCGCGTCATGCCGGGCCGCCGGTGGTCGGACGGGCTCCATCAGGCCGTCGAGGCGAAAGAGGGCGTGAAGATCGAGGCAGAGAACCAGACGCTCGCCACCATCACGCTTCAGAATTATTTCCGCATGTACGCCAAGCTCGCCGGGATGACGGGTACTGCCGAGACGGAGGCTTCCGAGTTCGCCAACATTTATAAGCTCGACGTGGCGGTCGTCCCCACGAACAGGGATATGGTCCGCAAAGACCACTCCGACGTTATCTACCGGACCGCGCAAGAGAAGTACGAGGCGGTCGTGCAGGAGATCAAGGAGCTTCACCAGAAGGGCCAGCCCGTACTGGTCGGCACCGTGTCGGTCGAAAACTCCGAGATGATCTCCGCCCAGCTCAAGAAGATGCGCGTGCCGCACAACGTCTTAAACGCCAAGCCCGAGCACGCCGGGCGCGAGGCCGACATCGTCGCCCAGGCGGGGCGCAAGGGCCAGGTCACCATAGCGACGAACATGGCCGGCCGCGGCACGGACATACTGCTCGGCGGCAACCCCGAGTTCCTTGCGCGCCAGTACCTGAAAGAGAAAGAGGTCAACCCGGAGGAGGCGACCGAGCAGCAGTGGGAGCAGGCCATCGAGCGAGCGCGCAAGATCACGGACGCGGAGCACGAAGAGGTAGTATCCTTGGGCGGGCTTCACATACTCGGGACCGAGCGCCATGAATCCCGGCGTATAGACAACCAGCTCCGCGGGCGCTCGGGCCGTCAGGGCGACCCCGGCTCGTCACGATTTTATCTTTCTCTTGAGGACGACCTGATGCGCATATTCGGGGGCGAGCGCATCAAGGGGCTTATGCTCAAGCTCGGGATGGAAGAAGGGGTGCCCATCGAATCCAGGCTGGTCTCTAAGCGGATCGAGGGGGCGCAGAAGTCCGTCGAAGGCCACAACTTTTCGATACGCAAACACCTGCTTGAGTACGACGACGTGATGAACAAGCAGCGCGAGGCGATCTACACCATCCGCCGCCAGTTGCTGACCGGCTACTATGGTGAGACCCCGGAACAACAGAGCCAATCGCAGCGCGAAGACATTCTCGGCCGCGCCGAAGACTTGCTCGACGATTTGATCGGACAGTATATGCCGCGCGAGCAAGCGCCGCACGAATGGGACATCACCGGCTTCAAAGAAGAGCTGCGCAAGGTCTTCGACTTCGAGGTCGATCAGGAGCACATACGGCTTGAAGAGTTGAGCCCCGAAGGGGCGCAGGAGAAGCTCTGGCAGCGGCTCGAAGCCCGCTATGCCGAGAAGGAAGTGCAGATCGGCGTCGAGGCGATGCGCAACCTTGAGCGTTACATCATGCTCAACATCGTTGACGCGCAGTGGAAGGATCACCTGCTGGCGCTCGACCACTTGAAGGAAGGCATACACCTGCGCGGCTACGGCCAGAAAGACCCGCTGGTCGAATACAAGCGCGAGTCATTCGGCCTGTTCCAGGCGATGCTCAACCGCATAGACACGGAAACCGTGCGCTACCTGTTTAACTTTCAAGTCCAGGTGACCGCCCCGGTCGAGCAGCAACTCCTGGAGCGCCGCCGCCGCCAGCGCCGCGGCCGTGTGGCGTTCACCAAAGCCAACGAGACGGCGTTTGCGGGCGGCGAAGAAGAGGTCGCCAAGCCGATGCGCCACAAAGGCCCGCGCGTCGGGCGCAACGAGCTATGCACCTGCGGCAGCGGCAAGAAGTACAAGAAGTGCTGCGGCGCATAG
- a CDS encoding DedA family protein, with product MYELLREYGLWAVFFGTMLEGDLTLLLAGVLARAGLFSFGEALLVGTAGGMVGDSLSYFIGARFRNRARTLKVFMKARGRIEKLMSRFGVLSVFIVKYVYGLRTASAIFWGLAQFGYLKFAALTLASCAVWVGLLAGLGFTFATGVQTLIGDLHRFQIILLIALIIIATVYVISRFERQVIEEEKTFFAETEEEKEMIEKGKEILHKAMTHVHLPASHADDTETKPAAREKTTGED from the coding sequence ATGTACGAACTGTTAAGAGAGTATGGGTTATGGGCGGTCTTCTTCGGCACGATGCTCGAAGGCGACCTGACGCTGCTGCTGGCGGGCGTGTTGGCGCGCGCCGGCCTGTTTAGCTTCGGCGAAGCGCTGCTGGTCGGCACGGCGGGCGGCATGGTCGGCGATTCGCTCAGTTACTTTATCGGCGCGCGCTTCCGCAATCGCGCCCGCACCCTTAAAGTTTTCATGAAGGCGCGCGGGCGCATCGAGAAGCTGATGAGCCGCTTCGGCGTACTGTCGGTCTTCATCGTCAAATACGTCTACGGGCTGCGCACGGCGAGCGCCATCTTCTGGGGACTGGCGCAGTTCGGCTATTTGAAATTCGCGGCGCTCACCCTAGCAAGTTGCGCCGTCTGGGTCGGCTTGCTTGCCGGATTGGGCTTTACCTTCGCCACCGGCGTGCAAACTTTGATTGGCGATCTGCACCGCTTTCAAATCATCCTGCTGATCGCGCTGATCATCATCGCCACCGTCTACGTCATCAGCCGCTTCGAGCGCCAGGTGATCGAAGAAGAGAAGACCTTTTTCGCCGAAACTGAAGAAGAGAAAGAGATGATCGAAAAGGGCAAAGAGATTCTGCACAAAGCGATGACCCATGTGCATCTGCCGGCGTCACACGCGGACGACACCGAGACGAAGCCGGCGGCGCGTGAAAAGACCACCGGCGAGGATTGA
- a CDS encoding response regulator transcription factor: MLIIEDEPDMVLGLKDNFEYEGYDVTVARDGREGLTRALADRPDVILLDIMLPKMSGLDVCRELRNQGLDTPVIMLTARGQEIDKVIGLEMGADDYVTKPFSIKELLARVRAQLRRATRQVAEVEAYTFGEVALNFKRYEATRSGNALELSPREFELLKYFIQHRGETITRDQLLDDVWGYDNYPFTRTVDNHIAKLRQKVEAVPADPKYIITVHRVGYKFLG; encoded by the coding sequence GTGCTAATCATTGAAGACGAGCCCGACATGGTGCTCGGCCTGAAAGACAACTTCGAGTACGAAGGCTATGATGTGACGGTCGCGCGCGATGGCCGCGAAGGGTTGACGCGCGCGCTCGCAGACCGCCCCGATGTCATCCTGCTCGACATCATGCTGCCGAAGATGAGCGGCCTCGACGTCTGCCGCGAGCTGCGCAACCAGGGATTAGACACGCCGGTCATCATGCTGACGGCGCGCGGCCAGGAGATCGATAAAGTCATCGGCCTGGAGATGGGCGCCGACGATTACGTCACCAAGCCGTTCAGCATTAAAGAATTGCTCGCCCGCGTGCGCGCCCAGTTGCGCCGCGCCACCCGCCAGGTCGCCGAGGTCGAAGCCTACACCTTCGGAGAAGTGGCGCTGAACTTCAAGCGCTATGAAGCGACGCGCAGCGGCAACGCCCTTGAGCTGTCGCCGCGCGAGTTCGAGTTGTTGAAGTATTTCATCCAGCATCGCGGCGAAACGATCACCCGCGACCAGTTGCTCGATGATGTGTGGGGGTATGACAATTACCCGTTCACGCGCACCGTCGACAATCATATCGCCAAGCTGCGGCAGAAGGTCGAAGCCGTGCCCGCCGACCCCAAGTACATCATCACCGTCCACCGCGTTGGCTATAAATTCCTCGGCTAA
- a CDS encoding protein kinase, with the protein MAVIAETISHYRISRKLGAGGMGEVYLAEDSRLGRQVALKFLPASYQYDPDRRARFMKEARAASALRSPYIAAIYDIGEHDGTMFIAMEYVEGELLQTRTERGPIPAREVIEIAEQIADALDEAHGLGIIHRDVKSANLILTPRGLVKVLDFGLAKMNELRDTANSGDFTTPLGQQTAAGLVLGTVTYMSPEQALGRQLDGRSDLFSLGVVLYEMLTGRLPFKGTTATEIIDHILHTDPLPVAQFSTDTPAELERLVRKCMEKDRDRRYQSARELAIDLRNLKRDLDSGTLSTSGLRTQTYSGQTGRQTRSRRAIDSLAILPLANESLDAETEYLADGITESIINSLSQIPKLRVMARSTVFRYKGRDLDPLSVGRELGVRAVLLGRMLSRGDTLIIKVELVDTGDGSHLWGENYNRPLADIFAIEADISSVISEKLRLRLDSAQKKRLTKRHTEKTEAYQLYLKGRACWNRRTADSLKRGIEYFNEAIAADPGYALAYAGLADSYNILASYSALAPDEAFPKAREAAMKALQLDERLPEAHASMAFVTFGYSWDFAQADREFRRALDLNPGYAVAHQWYALYLAAMRRTDEAIAEIERAEQLDPLSLPIITNKGWIYYLARRDDEALATLGRALELDQDFVLAHRRLGQVYESQRRFGDARREYERCLQLAPNDVESLAALGHAYGMSGETERAREIINRLTGIAQCHYIPAFLVAMIHIGIGDLDAAFALLEKACEEHYGFLTYINVGPVFDPLRSDPRLAELTARIGI; encoded by the coding sequence ATGGCCGTGATTGCCGAAACCATCTCTCATTATCGCATCAGCAGGAAGCTCGGCGCGGGCGGCATGGGCGAAGTCTATCTCGCCGAAGACAGTCGCCTGGGCCGGCAGGTGGCGCTCAAATTTCTGCCCGCCTCTTATCAGTATGATCCCGACCGCCGCGCCCGCTTTATGAAAGAAGCGCGCGCCGCTTCGGCTCTGCGTTCGCCCTATATCGCCGCCATCTATGACATCGGCGAGCATGACGGCACGATGTTTATTGCGATGGAGTACGTCGAGGGCGAGCTCTTGCAGACGCGCACCGAGCGTGGCCCGATCCCCGCACGCGAAGTCATCGAGATTGCCGAGCAGATCGCCGACGCGCTCGACGAGGCGCACGGCCTGGGGATCATTCACCGCGACGTTAAGAGCGCCAACCTGATCCTGACGCCGCGCGGCCTGGTGAAGGTGCTCGACTTCGGGCTGGCCAAGATGAACGAGCTGCGCGACACGGCGAACAGCGGCGATTTCACCACCCCGCTCGGCCAGCAGACCGCCGCCGGCCTGGTGCTCGGCACCGTCACTTATATGTCGCCCGAACAGGCGCTGGGCCGGCAGCTCGACGGGCGCAGCGACCTCTTCTCGCTCGGCGTGGTGCTCTACGAGATGCTCACCGGGCGCTTGCCGTTCAAAGGGACAACCGCCACCGAGATCATCGATCACATCCTGCACACCGACCCATTGCCGGTGGCGCAGTTCAGCACCGACACGCCCGCCGAGCTGGAGCGCCTGGTCAGAAAATGCATGGAGAAAGACCGCGACCGGCGCTATCAATCGGCGCGCGAGCTGGCCATCGATCTGCGCAACCTCAAACGCGATCTTGATTCCGGCACGCTTTCGACCTCCGGCCTGCGGACGCAAACCTACAGCGGCCAGACGGGGAGGCAGACCCGCTCGCGGCGCGCCATTGATTCGCTGGCCATCCTGCCGCTTGCCAACGAGAGCCTTGATGCGGAAACCGAATATCTGGCCGACGGCATCACCGAATCGATCATCAACAGCCTGTCGCAAATCCCCAAGCTGCGCGTCATGGCGCGCTCGACGGTCTTTCGTTACAAAGGCCGCGACCTTGATCCGCTCAGCGTCGGGCGCGAGCTTGGCGTGCGCGCCGTGCTGCTCGGGCGCATGCTCAGCCGCGGCGACACGCTGATCATCAAAGTCGAGCTGGTCGACACCGGCGACGGCTCGCACCTGTGGGGCGAAAATTACAATCGCCCGCTGGCCGACATCTTCGCCATCGAAGCCGATATCTCCAGCGTCATCTCCGAAAAGCTCCGCCTGCGGCTCGACAGCGCGCAGAAGAAGCGCCTGACGAAGCGCCACACCGAAAAGACCGAAGCCTATCAGCTCTATCTCAAGGGCCGCGCCTGCTGGAACCGGCGGACGGCGGACAGTCTCAAGCGCGGCATCGAGTATTTCAACGAGGCGATTGCCGCCGATCCAGGCTACGCGCTGGCCTACGCCGGCCTGGCTGACTCTTACAACATCCTGGCGAGCTACAGCGCCCTGGCGCCCGACGAAGCCTTTCCGAAAGCGCGCGAGGCGGCGATGAAGGCGTTACAGCTCGACGAGCGCCTGCCCGAAGCGCACGCCTCGATGGCCTTCGTCACCTTCGGCTATTCGTGGGACTTCGCGCAGGCCGACCGCGAATTCCGCCGCGCCCTCGATCTCAATCCCGGCTATGCGGTGGCGCACCAGTGGTACGCCTTATACCTGGCAGCGATGCGCCGCACGGACGAAGCCATTGCCGAAATCGAGCGCGCCGAACAGCTCGACCCGCTGTCGCTGCCGATCATCACAAACAAGGGCTGGATCTATTATCTGGCGCGGCGCGATGACGAAGCCCTGGCGACGCTCGGCAGGGCGCTAGAGCTGGATCAGGATTTTGTGCTGGCGCACCGGCGGCTCGGCCAGGTCTACGAATCGCAGCGGCGCTTCGGTGACGCGCGGCGCGAGTATGAAAGGTGTCTTCAGCTTGCGCCTAATGACGTGGAATCGCTGGCGGCGCTCGGCCACGCGTATGGTATGAGCGGCGAAACCGAGCGCGCCCGCGAGATCATCAATCGGCTGACCGGCATCGCCCAGTGCCACTATATCCCGGCCTTCCTGGTCGCCATGATTCACATTGGCATAGGCGACCTGGATGCGGCCTTCGCCTTGCTTGAAAAGGCGTGCGAAGAACATTACGGCTTTCTCACCTACATCAACGTCGGCCCGGTCTTTGACCCGCTGCGCAGCGACCCGCGACTTGCCGAGCTGACGGCGCGCATTGGCATCTGA
- a CDS encoding HAMP domain-containing sensor histidine kinase, with protein sequence MMRQWPKVNLSSKTRLIAIAAVALLLPTMVLSVMQFRSLADLEDKTKVAVQANMRQTLQTVSRKVEENLKGLARKNLGAINLAEIDSKDTQALERRFAAIKQEDPEIETLFAFSLCERTKEYSCLFYGDGGLRRFDWPAIMMSPEALAAYKAFNRAFASRPPDGKADYLFWQTPCCQDSPNKDGSKFQEYIFRPLLCCEPKDCIAFSGMSLKPSYVADTYLPDMMPALLRSCDIDDHDSVLALAIIDESNNEVFTNRTDKADKGDYEIKMSFAPVFPQWKLALGYKNTTIEQLAKDNFTKNLLLTLLLLSILILGIILTLRATSREMKLAEAKSTFVSNVSHELKTPLALIRLFAETLELGRVKNAEKAHEYHRIINSESRRLTQLINNILDFSKIEAGRKEYQFVESDVAEVAEDVLKSYEYQITSAGFELTTDIAADLPPVSIDRDAISQALLNLVNNAVKYSDDIKKISVRLRRRDGFVAIEVADHGIGIPRSEQEKIFEKFYRVSTGLVHDTKGSGLGLALVKHIVEAHKGNIQLESAPGRGSRFTILIPANGAEAASKTVKFDGGYPVAEGANH encoded by the coding sequence ATGATGCGCCAGTGGCCGAAAGTCAATCTGTCATCAAAAACCCGGCTGATCGCCATCGCCGCCGTCGCCTTGCTGCTGCCGACGATGGTGCTGTCGGTCATGCAGTTCCGCTCGCTGGCCGACCTCGAAGACAAGACCAAAGTCGCTGTGCAGGCGAATATGCGGCAGACCTTGCAGACCGTGTCGCGCAAGGTCGAAGAGAATTTGAAAGGGCTGGCGCGCAAGAATCTCGGCGCCATCAACCTGGCCGAGATCGATTCGAAAGACACGCAGGCGCTCGAACGGCGCTTCGCCGCCATCAAGCAGGAAGACCCGGAGATTGAAACGCTCTTTGCCTTTTCACTGTGCGAGCGGACGAAAGAGTATTCTTGCCTGTTCTACGGCGATGGCGGGCTGCGCCGCTTCGACTGGCCCGCCATCATGATGAGCCCGGAGGCGCTGGCCGCCTACAAGGCCTTCAACCGCGCCTTCGCCTCGCGCCCGCCGGATGGCAAAGCTGATTACCTGTTCTGGCAGACCCCGTGTTGCCAGGATTCGCCGAACAAAGACGGCAGCAAGTTTCAAGAGTATATCTTCCGCCCGCTGCTGTGCTGCGAGCCCAAAGACTGCATCGCTTTCTCAGGCATGTCGCTCAAGCCGAGCTACGTCGCCGACACCTACCTGCCGGATATGATGCCCGCCCTGCTGCGCAGCTGCGACATTGACGACCATGACTCGGTGCTCGCCCTGGCGATCATTGACGAGTCGAACAACGAGGTCTTCACCAACCGCACAGACAAGGCCGACAAGGGCGATTACGAAATCAAGATGAGCTTCGCGCCGGTCTTCCCGCAGTGGAAGCTGGCGCTCGGCTACAAGAACACCACCATCGAACAGCTGGCGAAGGACAACTTCACCAAGAACCTGCTGCTGACCCTGCTGCTGCTATCGATCTTAATTCTGGGGATCATTCTGACGCTGCGCGCCACGTCGCGCGAGATGAAGTTGGCCGAGGCCAAGTCGACGTTTGTGTCGAACGTCTCGCACGAGCTGAAGACGCCGCTCGCCTTGATCCGCTTGTTTGCCGAAACCCTCGAACTGGGCCGCGTCAAGAACGCCGAGAAGGCGCACGAGTACCATCGCATCATCAACAGCGAGAGCCGGCGGCTGACGCAGCTCATCAACAACATTCTCGACTTCTCGAAGATCGAAGCGGGCCGCAAAGAATATCAGTTCGTTGAATCCGACGTCGCCGAAGTCGCCGAAGACGTGCTGAAGAGTTACGAGTACCAGATCACCAGCGCCGGCTTCGAGCTGACCACAGACATCGCCGCGGACCTGCCGCCCGTGTCCATTGACCGCGACGCCATCTCGCAGGCGCTGTTGAATCTGGTCAACAACGCCGTGAAGTATTCCGACGACATCAAGAAGATCAGCGTGCGTTTGCGCCGCCGCGACGGCTTTGTCGCCATCGAGGTGGCCGACCACGGCATCGGCATCCCGCGCTCGGAGCAGGAAAAGATTTTCGAGAAGTTCTATCGCGTCAGCACGGGCCTGGTGCATGACACGAAGGGCAGCGGCCTGGGGCTGGCGCTGGTCAAGCACATTGTCGAGGCCCACAAGGGCAATATTCAGCTTGAGAGCGCGCCCGGGCGCGGCAGCCGCTTTACGATTTTGATTCCGGCCAACGGCGCCGAAGCCGCCTCAAAGACGGTGAAGTTTGACGGAGGGTATCCGGTTGCAGAAGGTGCTAATCATTGA
- a CDS encoding adenylate/guanylate cyclase domain-containing protein — MSEQPPSSDQPHDEPETRSLPAPAVPFASGRAYLNQLLSERNQHAERAAQIDQQIARTFERKVAILTMDMCGFTQLTMAYGIIHFLAMIRQMEEVARPAIQGNGGQVIKQEADDIFAIFNEPAQALEAALDILRGFAAINKVLPPERHLHGSLGIGYGDTLVIGDEDLFGSEMNVACKLGEDIASEDEILLTPAAYTALPANRYHCRPVHFALGELDIHCYRYEQSLFG; from the coding sequence ATGAGCGAGCAGCCGCCATCATCCGACCAGCCGCACGACGAGCCCGAGACGCGCTCGTTGCCGGCGCCCGCCGTGCCGTTTGCCAGCGGGCGCGCGTACCTCAATCAGTTGCTCTCGGAAAGGAACCAGCACGCCGAGCGCGCCGCCCAGATCGACCAGCAGATTGCCCGCACTTTCGAGCGCAAGGTGGCGATCCTGACAATGGATATGTGCGGCTTCACGCAGCTCACCATGGCCTATGGCATCATTCACTTTCTCGCCATGATTCGCCAGATGGAAGAGGTGGCGCGGCCCGCCATTCAGGGCAACGGCGGGCAGGTCATCAAGCAGGAGGCTGACGACATCTTCGCCATCTTCAATGAGCCGGCGCAGGCCCTCGAAGCGGCGCTCGACATTCTGCGCGGCTTTGCCGCCATCAACAAAGTGCTGCCGCCCGAGCGCCACCTGCACGGCAGCCTCGGCATCGGCTACGGCGACACGCTGGTCATCGGCGACGAAGACCTGTTCGGCTCGGAGATGAACGTCGCATGCAAGCTCGGCGAAGACATCGCCAGCGAGGATGAGATATTACTTACGCCCGCCGCCTACACGGCGCTGCCGGCAAATCGCTACCACTGCCGGCCGGTGCATTTCGCGCTCGGCGAGCTGGACATTCACTGCTACCGCTACGAGCAGTCGCTGTTTGGGTAA